A window of the Cryptococcus neoformans var. neoformans B-3501A chromosome 9, whole genome shotgun sequence genome harbors these coding sequences:
- a CDS encoding hypothetical protein (Match to ESTs gb|CF194759.1|CF194759, gb|CF193689.1|CF193689, gb|CF192927.1|CF192927; HMMPfam hit to Ras, Ras family, score: 352.6, E(): 5.1e-103) gives MSAPEYDYLFKLLLIGDSGVGKSCLLLRFADDTYTESYISTIGVDFKIRTIELEGKTVKLQIWDTAGQERFRTITSSYYRGAHGIIVVYDVTDRDTYTNVKQWLQEIDRYAVEGVNKLLVGNKSDLATKKVVEYAEAKSFADELGIPFLETSAKNATNVEQAFLTMSKQIKDRMGSSTMASGPGAKSTIKGLGQNVEQKTAGGCC, from the exons ATGTCTGCCCCAGAATACGACTACCTTTTCAAG CTCCTTCTTATCGGTGACTCTGGTGTCGGAAAGTCCTGTCTGTTGCTCCGTTTCGCGGACGACACCTACACAGAGTCTTATATTTCCACTATCGGC GTTGACTTCAAGATCCGAACCATTGAGCTCGAAGGCAAGACCGTCAAGCTCCAAATT TGGGACACTGCCGGACAAGAGCGATTCAG GACCATCACCTCTTCTTACTACCGAGGTGCTCACGGTATCATAGTAGTCTACGACGTCACTGACCGGG ACACCTACACCAACGTTAAGCAATGGTTGCAAGAAATCGACCGATACGCTGTTGAGGGTGTCAACAAGCTCTTGGTTGGTAATAAGTCTGATTTGGCGACTAAAAAGGTTGTGGAGTATGCCGAAGCCAAGTCTTTCGCCGACGAGCTTGGTATTCCCTTCCTCGAAACTTCCGCCAAGAACGCTACCAACGTCGAACAAGCTTTCTTGACCATGTCTAAGCAGATTAAGGACCG AATGGGATCATCTACTATGGCTTCTGGACCTGGTGCCAAGTCCACCATCAAAGGTCTTGGACAGAACGTGGAGCAGAAGACCGCTGGTGGATGCTGCTAA
- a CDS encoding hypothetical protein (Match to ESTs gb|CF191593.1|CF191593, gb|CF193069.1|CF193069, gb|CF192852.1|CF192852): MPAYIRRTQLGFAGITPERLRFWGPSAAVWGVAAGAAVSFYLSEVPIFQKDVLIKVPVVGSYFKGFTIPFPFACSINHRLFTTDTTPDSDKPF; encoded by the exons ATGCCTGCTTACATCCGAAGGACACAACTT GGTTTCGCCGGTATCACTCCTGA GCGATTGAGGTTTTGGGGTCCTAGCGCCGCCGTCTGGGGTGTCGCTGCCGGTGCCGCCGTTAGCTTCTACCTCTCTGAGGTCCCTATTTTCCAAAAGGATGTCTTGATCAAGGTCCCTGTC GTCGGTTCTTATTTCAAGG GCTTTACCATTCCATTTCCCTTTGCTTGCTCTATCAACCATCGGCTATTTACAACAGACACTACCCCCGACTCCGATAAGCCTTTCTAA